In Colletotrichum higginsianum IMI 349063 chromosome 3, whole genome shotgun sequence, a genomic segment contains:
- a CDS encoding AP-3 complex subunit delta, with protein MTAQMTGGYHGGYEDEVHALTCYTMRARFEKSLYDLIRGLRNHKGNEREYIQNSLKECRAEVRGQDMDVKATALLKLVYLEMVGHDMSWASFHVLEVMSSQKYHQKRVGYLAAVQSFRPDTEVLMLATNLLKKDLSSTQATTISLPMSTLPHIITPSLALSTLSDLLPRLGHSNPAIRKKTIVTLYRLALVYPETLRAAWPKIKERLMDKDEDPSVTAAIVNVVCELGWRRPHDFLPLAPRLFELLVDGGNNWMAIKLIKLFATLTPLEPRLVRKLLPPLTELIRTTPAMSLLYECINGIIQGGILGSADDISGREEIATLCVNKLRGMIMVDGDPNLKYVALLAFNKIVVTHPFLVAQQEDVILECIDSPDITIRIKALDLGMVSSDNLVSIVGRLMKQLKSSTPKRDRPGAPLGPDTGMDSDEEAEIEIHSPSKEQEEPPLPDDYRSDVIGRILTMCSQNNYSSLVDFDWYIDVLIQLVRMAPIPRSVETELDSVAASGKSTAGDVSGRIGDELRNVAVKVHALRGAAVRAADLIIQQMNTDTPTGHALSSASLKSTSWLVGEYATQLAFPEDTLGNLLRILSRTQIPDILTTSLQGVTKIFAYIAGNEDQPWTPEWKTKITLLLARIIHTLEPLALHPNLEVQERSVEFIELLKLTAEAASGQASSSDETHQDPPLLLTQAIPSLFQGWELNSVALGAQRNVPMPEGLDLDEPIHPNLAHLLARADIIPMEATEGDDFEVYYHQRPAPTSISSAEPAINRIADAPAEEVVSSYQQATEDSYLDADIVARRKAERNERNRDDPFYIGAPVPAPRTSTPIHNILQKENGPDLDIDSIPIMQLDLDKLGSSAPGPASPIHRPQPRPKQRVVIAADETLVGSGVSTPRNYESENNSDSFTKSRAKKLRQGLLQVDSSTLGSLSLEDDAGSSNAPFDYERQQREEAEMARAMKEVERLRLEMQRANERIQVAQGVDVAGTVVKKKTKKSKDKDGAEAVKTKKKKKKAAPAEVAPPAVLMTEEAENSDGAEDRALIPPPESAIEGQGGGVENAGPAVVVPKKKKKKKTTKMAEIAGDSG; from the exons ATGACGGCGCAAATGACGGGTGGATACCATGGGGGCTACGAAGATGAAGTACATGCGCTGACATGCTATACTATGCGTGCCAGGTTCGAGAAATCCCTCTACGACCTCATCAGAGGCCTGCGAAACCACAAGGGCAACGAACGCGAGTACATACAGAACAGCTTGAAAGAATGCCGCGCAGAGGTTCGCGGACAAGATATGG ACGTCAAGGCGACAGCGCTGCTGAAGCTGGTGTACCTGGAGATGGTTGGGCATGACATGTCATGGGCGTCGTTCCACGTACTTGAGGTCATGTCGTCGCAAAAGTACCACCAGAAGAGGGTGGGATACCTGGCCGCCGTGCAGAGCTTCCGACCCGATACCGAAGTGCTCATGCTGGCGACGAATTTATTGAAGAAG GACCTCTCATCGACGCAAGCGACCACCATCTCCCTACCAATGTCCACGCTGCCGCACATCATCACCCCGTCCCTCGCCCTCTCGACCCTCTCCGACCTCCTGCCCCGTCTCGGCCACTCGAACCCAGCCATTCGCAAGAAGACCATCGTGACGTTGTACCGCCTGGCCCTGGTGTACCCCGAGACGCTGAGGGCGGCATGgcccaagatcaaggagcGCTTGAtggacaaggacgaggacccgAGCGTCACGGCAGCCATCGTTAACGTGGTCTGCGAGCTCGGATGGAGGAGACCGCACGACTTTCTGCCGTTGGCGCCCAGGTTGTTTGAGCTGCTTGTGGACGGAGGTAACAACTGGATGGCCATCAAGCTGATCAAGCTG TTTGCGACTTTGACGCCGTTAGAGCCGCGTCTCGTGCGCAAGTTACTGCCACCCCTGACCGAGCTGATCCGAACAACGCCTGCCATGTCGTTATTGTACGAATGCATCAATGGCATCATCCAGGGCGGTATTCTGGGTAGCGCGGACGACATCTCGGGCAGAGAGGAGATTGCGACTCTTTGCGTGAATAAGCTCAGAGGCATGATCATGGTGGACGGCGACCCGAACT TGAAATACGTCGCATTGCTTGCCTTCAACAAGATTGTCGTGACGCATCCCTTCCTTGTAGCGCAACAAGAGGACGTCATCCTGGAGTGTATCGACAGCCCTGATATTACCATTCGCATCAAGGCATTGGATCTT GGTATGGTCAGCAGTGACAACCTGGTGTCCATTGTGGGCCGTCTGATGAAGCAGCTCAAGTCATCTACGCCTAAGAGGGACAGACCGGGAGCGCCTCTGGGGCCGGACACTGGGAtggactcggacgaggaggcggagaTCGAGATTCACTCGCCATCGAAAGAGCAAGAAGAGCCTCCGCTACCCGACGACTACAGAAGCGACGTGATTGGGAGGATCCTGACAATGTGCTCGCAGAACAACTACAGCAGCCTAGTAGACTTTGATTGGTACATCGATGTCCTCATCCAGCTCGTTCGCATGGCGCCCATACCAAGGTCGGTTGAGACGGAACTCGACTCAGTTGCCGCCTCCGGCAAGTCGACCGCAGGAGACGTGTCCGGAAGGATCGGAGACGAGTTAAGGAACGTTGCTGTCAAAGTACACGCGCTACGAGGCGCGGCCGTCCGAGCTGCCGACCTCATCATCCAGCAAATGAACACCGATACTCCTACAGGTCATGCACTCTCATCGGCGTCGCTTAAATCGACGTCTTGGCTGGTGGGGGAATACGCTACCCAACTGGCATTCCCGGAAGATACGCTGGGTAACCTATTGAGAATACTGTCTCGAACACAAATACCGGATATTCTTACCACCAGTCTGCAGGGGGTCACGAAGATCTTCGCCTACATAGCGGGCAATGAAGACCAGCCATGGACCCCGGAATGGAAGACAAAGATCACGTTGCTTCTGGCACGCATCATCCATACCCTCGAGCCGCTTGCTCTTCACCCCAACCTCGAGGTCCAGGAGAGATCTGTAGAGTTCATCGAGCTTCTGAAGCTCACTGCCGAGGCGGCCTCGGGCCAAGCATCGTCGTCTGACGAAACGCATCAGGATCCCCCGCTGCTGCTCACCCAGGCCATTCCATCACTGTTCCAAGGATGGGAACTCAACTCTGTCGCTCTGGGGGCACAGCGAAACGTGCCCATGCCTGAAGGCCTGGACTTGGACGAGCCCATCCACCCGAACCTGGCTCATCTTCTTGCTCGGGCGGACATCATTCCAATGGAGGCCACCGAGGGGGACGATTTTGAGGTCTACTACCATCAACGTCCGGCGCCTACAAGCATATCCTCGGCCGAACCGGCGATCAACAGGATTGCCGATGCCCCGGCAGAAGAGGTTGTCAGCTCCTACCAGCAGGCAACCGAAGACAGCTACCTCGATGCCGACATCGTGGCGAGGAGGAAAGCCGAGCGGAATGAACGGAACCGAGACGACCCATTCTACATCGGTGCTCCCGTCCCTGCGCCCAGGACTTCGACACCGATCCACAACATCCTCCAGAAGGAGAATGGCCCGGATCTTGACATAGACTCCATACCGATAATGCAGTTGGATCTCGACAAGTTGGGCAGCTCGGCGCCCGGACCCGCCTCTCCCATCCACCGGCCACAGCCGCGGCCGAAGCAAAgggtcgtcatcgccgcggACGAGACACTCGTCGGCAGCGGGgtctcgacgccgcgcaACTACGAGTCGGAGAACAACTCGGACAGTTTCACCAAGTCGCGCGCCAAGAAGCTGCGTCAGGGGCTCCTGCAGGTGGACTCGTCGACGCTCGGGTCCCTcagcctcgaggacgacgcggGCTCGTCCAACGCGCCCTTCGACTAcgagcggcagcagcgcgaGGAGGCGGAGATGGCGCGGGCGATGAAGGAGGTAGAACGGTTGCGGCTCGAGATGCAGCGTGCCAACGAGCGAATCCAAGTCGcccagggcgtcgacgtcgcgggCACGGTGGTCAAGAAAAAGACCAAGAAGagcaaggacaaggacggcgcggaggcggtcaagacgaagaagaagaaaaagaaggcggccccggccgaggtcgccccTCCTGCCGTTCTCATGAcggaagaggccgagaacagcgacggcgcggaggaCAGAGCGCTGATACCGCCCCCCGAGAGTGCCATCGagggccagggcggcggcgtcgagaacGCGGGTCCGGCCGTGGTGGTGcccaaaaagaagaagaaaaagaagacgaCAAAGATGGCTGAGATCGCGGGAGATAGCGGCTAG